The following coding sequences are from one Mastomys coucha isolate ucsf_1 unplaced genomic scaffold, UCSF_Mcou_1 pScaffold9, whole genome shotgun sequence window:
- the Npm2 gene encoding nucleoplasmin-2: protein MSRHSTSSVTEITPKNMFWGSELNQEKQTCTFRGQGEKKDSCKLLLSTICLGEKAKEEVNRVEILGQEDRRPPITIATLKPSVLPMVSVSGIELSPPVTFRLRTGSGPVFLSGQECYETSDLAWDDDEEEEEEEEEEEEDEEDADLSLEEIPAKQVKRVAPQKQMSIAKRKKVEKEEEEAAVRPSPQDKSPWKKGKSTPKPKKPASKK from the exons ATGAGTCGCCACAGCACCAGCAGTGTGACTGAAATCACACCAAAGAACATGTTCTGGG GCAGTGAACTCAATCAGGAAAAACAGACTTGCACCTTTAGAGGCCAAGGCGAGAAGAAGGACAGCTGTAAACTCTTGCTCAGCACG ATCTGCCTGGGGGAGAAAGCCAAAGAGGAGGTGAATCGTGTGGAAATCCTCGGCCAGGAAGACAGAAGACCCCCAATCACTATTGCCACGCTGAAGCCCTCTGTCCTACCCATG GTCTCAGTGTCAGGCATAGAGCTTTCTCCTCCAGTGACTTTTCGGCTCAGGACTGGCTCAGGACCCGTGTTCCTCAGTGGCCAGGAATGTTATG AGACCTCAGACCTGGCCTGGGAtgatgatgaggaagaagaggaggaagaggaggaggaagaggaggatgaggaggatgcaGATCTATCACTAGAAGAGATACCCGCCAAACAAGTCAAAAGGGTGGCTCCCCAGAAGCAGATGAGCATAGCTaag agaaagaaggtggaaaaagaagaggaggaagcagcagtgAG GCCCAGCCCTCAGGACAAGAGCCCATGGAAGAAG GGGAAATCTACACCCAAACCTAAGAAGCCCGCGTCCAAGAAATGA